One window from the genome of Prochlorococcus marinus CUG1438 encodes:
- the hemC gene encoding hydroxymethylbilane synthase, translating into MTNFKLKIASRRSKLAMVQTLWVKDQLEKNIPNLEVSIEAMATQGDKILDVALAKIGDKGLFTKELEAQMLIGQADIAVHSLKDLPTNLPSGLKLGCITKREDPADALVVNKKNESYKLETLPTGSIVGTSSLRRLAQLRNKYPHLDFKDIRGNVITRIEKLDAGEFDCIILAAAGLKRLGFESRIHQIIPNEISLHAVGQGALGIECKSDDKKVLEIINVLEDKPTSQRCLAERAFLRELEGGCQVPIGVNSNIKDEQLHLTGMVASLDGERLIKDQYSGDADNPEQIGKELAKKLKNQGADKILSEIFEQFREN; encoded by the coding sequence ATGACTAACTTTAAACTAAAAATAGCTAGCAGAAGAAGCAAACTAGCAATGGTACAAACTTTGTGGGTTAAAGACCAACTAGAAAAAAATATTCCGAATTTAGAAGTATCAATAGAGGCCATGGCAACTCAAGGGGACAAAATTCTCGATGTAGCTTTAGCCAAAATAGGTGACAAGGGCTTATTCACAAAAGAACTTGAAGCACAAATGCTAATAGGGCAAGCAGATATAGCAGTACATTCTCTCAAAGATTTACCAACAAATTTGCCTAGTGGCCTTAAATTAGGATGCATAACAAAAAGAGAAGACCCTGCAGATGCTTTAGTAGTAAACAAAAAAAATGAAAGTTATAAATTAGAAACTTTACCAACAGGTTCGATTGTTGGGACAAGCTCTTTAAGAAGGCTTGCACAATTAAGAAATAAGTACCCGCATCTTGATTTCAAGGATATAAGAGGAAATGTTATTACAAGAATAGAAAAATTAGATGCAGGAGAATTTGATTGCATAATTCTTGCTGCCGCCGGATTAAAGAGATTAGGCTTTGAATCAAGAATTCATCAGATTATTCCAAATGAAATTTCTCTTCATGCTGTTGGACAAGGAGCACTAGGCATTGAATGTAAATCTGATGATAAAAAAGTTTTAGAAATTATAAATGTTTTAGAAGATAAGCCGACTAGTCAAAGGTGTTTAGCAGAAAGGGCCTTTTTAAGAGAGCTTGAAGGAGGATGCCAAGTCCCAATTGGTGTAAATAGCAACATTAAGGATGAACAACTTCACCTTACTGGTATGGTAGCCTCTCTTGATGGAGAAAGGCTGATTAAAGATCAATATAGTGGCGATGCTGATAACCCTGAACAAATAGGTAAAGAACTGGCTAAAAAACTAAAGAACCAAGGTGCAGATAAAATACTTAGCGAAATATTTGAACAATTTAGGGAAAACTAA